A single window of Pygocentrus nattereri isolate fPygNat1 chromosome 24, fPygNat1.pri, whole genome shotgun sequence DNA harbors:
- the bloc1s5 gene encoding biogenesis of lysosome-related organelles complex 1 subunit 5 isoform X2, with protein sequence MDKITKDVGDIQSRLLDHRPVLQGEIRYFVREFEEKRGFRECRLLENLNKMVAETNEEVLPKCKECMQDNLCDIFTRLEAANHMTQRIQQRELEAQNSTRLQEYMERRREDWEEFLKEQTRLKEEVDEEHAKAVGRLSTQYSEMKKDLTKFSHF encoded by the exons ATGGACAAAATAACCAAAG ATGTTGGTGACATTCAGTCCAGGCTGCTGGACCACAGACCAGTCCTACAAGGGGAGATCAGGTACTTTGTAAGAGAATTTGAG gAGAAACGTGGCTTCAGGGAGTGCCGTCTGCTAGAAAACCTGAACAAGATGGTGGCTGAGACCAACGAAGAAGTACTGCCCAAATGCAAAGAGTGCATGCAGGATAATTTGTGTGACATATTTACCCGAT TGGAAGCTGCCAATCATATGACACAAAGGATCCAGCAGAGGGAGCTAGAAGCCCAGAAT AGCACACGTCTGCAGGAGTATATGGAGAGGCGAAGAGAGGACTGGGAGGAGTTCCTGAAGGAGCAGACTCGACTGAAGGAGGAGGTGGATGAAGAGCATGCAAAAGCTGTGGGCAGACTTAGCACCCAGTACAGTGAGATGAAGAAAGATCTTACCAAGTTCTCCCATTTTTAA
- the bloc1s5 gene encoding biogenesis of lysosome-related organelles complex 1 subunit 5 isoform X1, translating to MDKITKDCCVLWCACLFTDVGDIQSRLLDHRPVLQGEIRYFVREFEEKRGFRECRLLENLNKMVAETNEEVLPKCKECMQDNLCDIFTRLEAANHMTQRIQQRELEAQNSTRLQEYMERRREDWEEFLKEQTRLKEEVDEEHAKAVGRLSTQYSEMKKDLTKFSHF from the exons ATGGACAAAATAACCAAAG actgctgtgttttgtggTGTGCTTGTTTATTCACAGATGTTGGTGACATTCAGTCCAGGCTGCTGGACCACAGACCAGTCCTACAAGGGGAGATCAGGTACTTTGTAAGAGAATTTGAG gAGAAACGTGGCTTCAGGGAGTGCCGTCTGCTAGAAAACCTGAACAAGATGGTGGCTGAGACCAACGAAGAAGTACTGCCCAAATGCAAAGAGTGCATGCAGGATAATTTGTGTGACATATTTACCCGAT TGGAAGCTGCCAATCATATGACACAAAGGATCCAGCAGAGGGAGCTAGAAGCCCAGAAT AGCACACGTCTGCAGGAGTATATGGAGAGGCGAAGAGAGGACTGGGAGGAGTTCCTGAAGGAGCAGACTCGACTGAAGGAGGAGGTGGATGAAGAGCATGCAAAAGCTGTGGGCAGACTTAGCACCCAGTACAGTGAGATGAAGAAAGATCTTACCAAGTTCTCCCATTTTTAA
- the tfap2a gene encoding transcription factor AP-2-alpha isoform X2 — MSIVGKMGDWQDRHDGTSNGTARLPQLGSVGQSPYTSAPPLSHTPNSDFQPPYFPPPYQPIYPQSQDPYSHVNDPYSINSLHAQPQPQHPGWPSQRQSQESSLLHQHRGLPHQLCREYRREVLLPSGHGLDTTGLTDSIPIHGIPHSLDDVQHVEDQGIHIPDQTVIKKGPVSLSKNNSNVSAIPLNKDGLFGGVVNPNEVFCSVPGRLSLLSSTSKYKVTVAEVQRRLSPPECLNASLLGGVLRRAKSKNGGRSLREKLDKIGLNLPAGRRKAANVTLLTSLVEGEAVHLARDFGYVCETEFPAKAVAEYVNRQHSDPNEQVQRKNMLLATKQICKEFTDLLSQDRSPLGNSRPQPILEPGIQSCLTHFSLISHGFGTPAVCAAVTALQNYLTEAIKAMDKMYLNNNPNSHSESGTKGGDKDEKHRK; from the exons ATGTCAATAGTGGGCAAAATGGGTGATTGGCAG GATCGCCATGACGGGACCAGCAATGGGACGGCCAGGTTACCTCAGCTGGGCAGCGTGGGTCAGTCGCCGTACACGAGCGCGCCTCCGCTCTCGCACACGCCCAACTCGGACTTCCAGCCGCCCTACTTCCCGCCGCCCTACCAGCCCATCTATCCGCAGTCTCAGGACCCCTACTCGCACGTGAACGACCCCTACTCCATCAATTCGCTGCACGCACAGCCGCAGCCGCAGCACCCTGGCTGGCCAAGCCAGCGGCAGAGCCAGGAGAGCAGCCTGCTGCACCAGCACCGCGGCCTGCCCCACCAGCTGTGCCGGGAGTACCGCAGAGAGGTGCTGCTCCCCTCCGGCCACGGACTCGACACCACCGGCCTTACAGACTCTATCCCCATCCACGGAATACCTCACTCTTTAGACGACGTGCAG CACGTTGAGGACCAAGGAATTCACATCCCTGACCAGACCGTAATCAAGAAAG GTCCAGTTTCCTTGTCCAAGAACAACAGCAACGTGTCGGCCATCCCCCTCAATAAGGATGGGCTTTTCGGCGGTGTGGTCAATCCAAACGAGGTTTTCTGTTCGGTCCCTGGCCGCCTGTCCCTCCTCAGCTCCACGTCAAAGTACAAGGTCACGGTAGCAGAAGTGCAGAGACGCCTCTCACCGCCCGAGTGCCTCAACGCCTCCCTGCTCGGCGGGGTGTTGAGAAG GGCAAAATCTAAGAATGGAGGAAGATCCTTAAGAGAGAAACTGGATAAAATCGGATTAAATCTACCGGCAGGAAGGCGCAAGGCCGCAAACGTGACCCTGCTGACGTCACTTGTGGAAG GCGAAGCCGTGCATCTTGCCAGAGATTTCGGTTATGTATGCGAGACCGAGTTCCCGGCCAAGGCAGTAGCTGAATACGTAAACCGTCAGCATTCCGACCCAAATGAACAagtccaaagaaaaaacatgttattGGCAACGAA ACAAATCTGCAAAGAATTCACCGACCTGCTCTCCCAGGACCGCTCGCCCCTGGGGAACTCTCGCCCGCAGCCCATCCTGGAGCCCGGCATTCAGAGCTGCTTGACCCACTTCAGTCTCATCTCGCACGGCTTCGGGACGCCGGCCGTGTGTGCGGCCGTGACCGCGCTGCAGAACTATCTGACCGAGGCCATTAAGGCCATGGACAAAATGTACCTCAACAACAACCCCAACAGCCACTCCGAATCTGGCACTAAAGGCGGAGACAAAGACGAGAAGCACAGAAAGTGA
- the tfap2a gene encoding transcription factor AP-2-alpha isoform X1, which yields MKMLWKLTDNIKYEDCEDRHDGTSNGTARLPQLGSVGQSPYTSAPPLSHTPNSDFQPPYFPPPYQPIYPQSQDPYSHVNDPYSINSLHAQPQPQHPGWPSQRQSQESSLLHQHRGLPHQLCREYRREVLLPSGHGLDTTGLTDSIPIHGIPHSLDDVQHVEDQGIHIPDQTVIKKGPVSLSKNNSNVSAIPLNKDGLFGGVVNPNEVFCSVPGRLSLLSSTSKYKVTVAEVQRRLSPPECLNASLLGGVLRRAKSKNGGRSLREKLDKIGLNLPAGRRKAANVTLLTSLVEGEAVHLARDFGYVCETEFPAKAVAEYVNRQHSDPNEQVQRKNMLLATKQICKEFTDLLSQDRSPLGNSRPQPILEPGIQSCLTHFSLISHGFGTPAVCAAVTALQNYLTEAIKAMDKMYLNNNPNSHSESGTKGGDKDEKHRK from the exons ATGAAAATGCTCTGGAAATTAACTgataatattaaatatgaagATTGCGAG GATCGCCATGACGGGACCAGCAATGGGACGGCCAGGTTACCTCAGCTGGGCAGCGTGGGTCAGTCGCCGTACACGAGCGCGCCTCCGCTCTCGCACACGCCCAACTCGGACTTCCAGCCGCCCTACTTCCCGCCGCCCTACCAGCCCATCTATCCGCAGTCTCAGGACCCCTACTCGCACGTGAACGACCCCTACTCCATCAATTCGCTGCACGCACAGCCGCAGCCGCAGCACCCTGGCTGGCCAAGCCAGCGGCAGAGCCAGGAGAGCAGCCTGCTGCACCAGCACCGCGGCCTGCCCCACCAGCTGTGCCGGGAGTACCGCAGAGAGGTGCTGCTCCCCTCCGGCCACGGACTCGACACCACCGGCCTTACAGACTCTATCCCCATCCACGGAATACCTCACTCTTTAGACGACGTGCAG CACGTTGAGGACCAAGGAATTCACATCCCTGACCAGACCGTAATCAAGAAAG GTCCAGTTTCCTTGTCCAAGAACAACAGCAACGTGTCGGCCATCCCCCTCAATAAGGATGGGCTTTTCGGCGGTGTGGTCAATCCAAACGAGGTTTTCTGTTCGGTCCCTGGCCGCCTGTCCCTCCTCAGCTCCACGTCAAAGTACAAGGTCACGGTAGCAGAAGTGCAGAGACGCCTCTCACCGCCCGAGTGCCTCAACGCCTCCCTGCTCGGCGGGGTGTTGAGAAG GGCAAAATCTAAGAATGGAGGAAGATCCTTAAGAGAGAAACTGGATAAAATCGGATTAAATCTACCGGCAGGAAGGCGCAAGGCCGCAAACGTGACCCTGCTGACGTCACTTGTGGAAG GCGAAGCCGTGCATCTTGCCAGAGATTTCGGTTATGTATGCGAGACCGAGTTCCCGGCCAAGGCAGTAGCTGAATACGTAAACCGTCAGCATTCCGACCCAAATGAACAagtccaaagaaaaaacatgttattGGCAACGAA ACAAATCTGCAAAGAATTCACCGACCTGCTCTCCCAGGACCGCTCGCCCCTGGGGAACTCTCGCCCGCAGCCCATCCTGGAGCCCGGCATTCAGAGCTGCTTGACCCACTTCAGTCTCATCTCGCACGGCTTCGGGACGCCGGCCGTGTGTGCGGCCGTGACCGCGCTGCAGAACTATCTGACCGAGGCCATTAAGGCCATGGACAAAATGTACCTCAACAACAACCCCAACAGCCACTCCGAATCTGGCACTAAAGGCGGAGACAAAGACGAGAAGCACAGAAAGTGA
- the tfap2a gene encoding transcription factor AP-2-alpha isoform X3, translated as MLVHSFSAMDRHDGTSNGTARLPQLGSVGQSPYTSAPPLSHTPNSDFQPPYFPPPYQPIYPQSQDPYSHVNDPYSINSLHAQPQPQHPGWPSQRQSQESSLLHQHRGLPHQLCREYRREVLLPSGHGLDTTGLTDSIPIHGIPHSLDDVQHVEDQGIHIPDQTVIKKGPVSLSKNNSNVSAIPLNKDGLFGGVVNPNEVFCSVPGRLSLLSSTSKYKVTVAEVQRRLSPPECLNASLLGGVLRRAKSKNGGRSLREKLDKIGLNLPAGRRKAANVTLLTSLVEGEAVHLARDFGYVCETEFPAKAVAEYVNRQHSDPNEQVQRKNMLLATKQICKEFTDLLSQDRSPLGNSRPQPILEPGIQSCLTHFSLISHGFGTPAVCAAVTALQNYLTEAIKAMDKMYLNNNPNSHSESGTKGGDKDEKHRK; from the exons ATGTTAGTGCACAGCTTCTCCGCGATG GATCGCCATGACGGGACCAGCAATGGGACGGCCAGGTTACCTCAGCTGGGCAGCGTGGGTCAGTCGCCGTACACGAGCGCGCCTCCGCTCTCGCACACGCCCAACTCGGACTTCCAGCCGCCCTACTTCCCGCCGCCCTACCAGCCCATCTATCCGCAGTCTCAGGACCCCTACTCGCACGTGAACGACCCCTACTCCATCAATTCGCTGCACGCACAGCCGCAGCCGCAGCACCCTGGCTGGCCAAGCCAGCGGCAGAGCCAGGAGAGCAGCCTGCTGCACCAGCACCGCGGCCTGCCCCACCAGCTGTGCCGGGAGTACCGCAGAGAGGTGCTGCTCCCCTCCGGCCACGGACTCGACACCACCGGCCTTACAGACTCTATCCCCATCCACGGAATACCTCACTCTTTAGACGACGTGCAG CACGTTGAGGACCAAGGAATTCACATCCCTGACCAGACCGTAATCAAGAAAG GTCCAGTTTCCTTGTCCAAGAACAACAGCAACGTGTCGGCCATCCCCCTCAATAAGGATGGGCTTTTCGGCGGTGTGGTCAATCCAAACGAGGTTTTCTGTTCGGTCCCTGGCCGCCTGTCCCTCCTCAGCTCCACGTCAAAGTACAAGGTCACGGTAGCAGAAGTGCAGAGACGCCTCTCACCGCCCGAGTGCCTCAACGCCTCCCTGCTCGGCGGGGTGTTGAGAAG GGCAAAATCTAAGAATGGAGGAAGATCCTTAAGAGAGAAACTGGATAAAATCGGATTAAATCTACCGGCAGGAAGGCGCAAGGCCGCAAACGTGACCCTGCTGACGTCACTTGTGGAAG GCGAAGCCGTGCATCTTGCCAGAGATTTCGGTTATGTATGCGAGACCGAGTTCCCGGCCAAGGCAGTAGCTGAATACGTAAACCGTCAGCATTCCGACCCAAATGAACAagtccaaagaaaaaacatgttattGGCAACGAA ACAAATCTGCAAAGAATTCACCGACCTGCTCTCCCAGGACCGCTCGCCCCTGGGGAACTCTCGCCCGCAGCCCATCCTGGAGCCCGGCATTCAGAGCTGCTTGACCCACTTCAGTCTCATCTCGCACGGCTTCGGGACGCCGGCCGTGTGTGCGGCCGTGACCGCGCTGCAGAACTATCTGACCGAGGCCATTAAGGCCATGGACAAAATGTACCTCAACAACAACCCCAACAGCCACTCCGAATCTGGCACTAAAGGCGGAGACAAAGACGAGAAGCACAGAAAGTGA